One genomic segment of Ctenopharyngodon idella isolate HZGC_01 chromosome 7, HZGC01, whole genome shotgun sequence includes these proteins:
- the LOC127515845 gene encoding mucin-2-like isoform X4, which produces MDWVSYLSATKMSRKALFFIVLSLVCRSAIAQTSTDTTTTETSTTPTSVDATTTETATTPTSADTTTTETPTTPTSVDATTTETATTQTSADTTTTETATTQTADTTTTETATTQTSADTTTTETATTQTADTTTTETATTQTSADTTTTESATTQTSADTTTTETATTQTSADTTTTETATTQTSADTTTTESATTQTSADTTTTETATTQTSADATTTESATTQTSEDTTTTESATTQTSADTTTTETATTQTSADTTTTESATTQTSADTTTTESATTQTSADATTTESATTQTSEDTTTTESATTQTSADTTTTESATTQTSADTTTTESATTQKSADTTTTESATTQTSADTTTTESATTQTSADTTTTESATTQTSEDTATTETATTQTSEDTTTTEGATTQTSADTTTTESATTQTSEDTATTETATTQTSEDTTTTEGATTQTSADTATTETATTQTSEDTTTTEIATTETSADTTTTEGATTQTSADTTTTESATTQTSADTTTTESATTQTSADTTTTETATTQTSADTTTTEGATTQTAADTTTTETATTQTSADTTTTESKTTQTSADTTTTEFATTQTSADTTTTESATTQTSADTTTTESATTQTSPDTTTTETATTQTSADTTTTEFATTQTSADTTTTESATTQTSADTTTTESATTQTSPDTTTTETATTQTSADTTTTEFATTQTSADTTTTESATTQTSADTTTTESATTQTSPDTTTTETATTQTSADTTTTEFATTQTSADTTTTETATTQTSADTTTTESATTQTSADTTTTESATTQTSPDTTTTESATTQTSADTTTTESATTHTSPDTTTTESATTQTSADTTTTEIVTTQTSADTTTTEGATTQISPDTTITESATTQTSADTTTTESATTQTSADTTTTESATTQTSPETTTTESATTQTSADTTTTESATTQTSADTTTTEIVTTQTSADTTTTEGATTQTSADTTTTETATTQTSADTTTTESATTQTSADTTTTETATTQTSADTTTTEGATTQTSADTTTTESATTQTSADTKTTESATTQTSADTTTTETATTQTSADTTTAEGATTQTSADTTITESTTTQISADIKTTESATTQTSPDTTTTESATTQTSADTTTTETATTQTSADTTTTETATTQTSADTTTTESATTQTSADTTVSESATTQTSADTTTPESATTQTSADTTTTEVATTQTSADTTTIETATTQTSADTTTPESATTQTSADTTTTESATTQTSADTTTTESATTQTSADTTTTESATTQTSADTTTIETATTQTSTDTSTTENATTQTSTDTTTTETATTQTSADTTTTESATTQTSADTTTTESATTQTSADTTTTETATTQTSADTTTIETATTQTSTDTSTTETATTQTSTDTTTTESTTTQTSADTTTTETATTQTSADTTTTESATTHTSPDTTMTESATTQTSADTTTTESATTQTSADTKTTESATTQTSADTATTESATTQTSADTTTTETATTPTSVDATTTETATTQTSVETTPTETTTTQTSADTTTTETATTQTLADTTTTESATTHTSPDTTTTESATTQTSTDITTTESSTTQTSADTTTTESATTQTSTDITTTEISTTQTSADTITTESATTQTSADTTTTESATTQTSADTTTTETSTTQTSTDTTTTEISTTQTSADTITTESATTQTSADTTTTESATTQTSADTTTTEISTTQTSADTITTESATTQTSADTTTTESATTQTSADTTTPEPATTQTSTGITTTEPATTQTSADTITTESATTQISADTTTTDSATTQTSADTTTTESATTQTSADTTTTESATTQTSADTTTPEPATTQTSTGITTTEPATTQTSADTTTTESATTQTSADTTTTESATTQTSADTTTPEPATTQTSTDTTTTESATTQTSADTTTTESATTQTSADTTTTETSTTQTSTDITTTEISTTQTSADTITTESATTQTSADTTTTESATTQTSADTTTPEPATTQTSTGITTTEPATTQTSADTTTTDSATTQTSADTTTTESATTQTSADTTTPEPATTQTSTGITTTEPATTQTSTDTTTTDTTDTTTPFTATTTTQLTSTTETTVTTPITSTTENTATTSSPLTATTTQLTSTAEPTTTTPLTSTTENTATTSSPLTATATQLTSTAEPTTTTPLTSTTENTATTSSPLTATTTQLTSTTETTTTTPLTSTTENTATTSSPLTATTTQLTSTIEPTTSLISTTEHTATTSSPLTATTTQLTSTAEPTTTTPLTSTTENTATTSSPLTATTTQLTSTAEPTTTTPLTSTTENTATTSSPLTATTTQLTSTIEPTSTTEHTATTSSPYTATATQLTSTTETTTTTPLTSTTQNTSTTSSPLTATTTQLTSTIEPTTPLTSTTENTATTSSPLTATTTQLTSTIEPTTSLISTTEHTATTSSPLTATTTQLTSTAEPTTTTPLTSTTENTATTSSPLTATTTQLTSTAEPTTTTPLTSTTENTATTSSPLTATTTQLTSTIEPTSTTEHTATTSSPYTATATQLTSTTETTTTTPLTSTTQNTSTTSSPLTATTTQLTSTIEPTTPLTSTTEHTATTSSPLTTTTQLTSTIEPTSTTEHTATTSSPYTATATQLTSTTETTTTTPLTSTTQNTSTTSSPLTATTTQLTSTIEPTTPLTSTTEHTATTSSPLTTTTQLTSTTEPMTTTLINSAVLVSFSSNEIFIDELSNSSSEAFKNRKDKVINEIGQIFKTTFSDSFVNLTVIAFRSGSIITDMEATFRNVPQSDQISESILNASTTLNITSVNVTISPTTTTTTTSPTTTTTTPGPTTTTTTPGPTTTTTTPGPTTTTTTPGPTTTTTTPSPTTTTNTPGPTTTTTSPTTTTTTPGPTTTTPGPTTTTTTTSPTTTTTTPSPTTTTTTNPIITTTTASPTTTTTISPTTTTTISPTTTTTTTSPTTTTTISPTTTTTTSPTTTTTTTSPTTTTTSPTTTTTTTSPTTTTTKPTTTTTTTKPTTTTTTTKPTTTQTTTTPTTTTTTTTTTTTTVPARPQPTVALQVVIIVVFVPALQDQQSPEFKNLATKVEGEFDVVYKTKYGDRFIRTIVLAFIAVAKTRAEQNVQADVKLVFSETSTEPIPSSTAIVETLKEAVAAPNSTFNLTVDTNTIIVVKSPQTIPVTILTDGTFVAALSNKSSPEFQNRAALIKTGLEPFFFADYLGLFSTLTITSFSGASVTTKSIPTIRNSMDLTFTAEAVLPNSTQIVNTIVRAAKNNSLSFQIFTSEIVINGTAFSSAEVSSKISVLTALVLVAVSLLVPWFD; this is translated from the exons ATGGATTGG GTGAGCTATTTGTCAGCTACCAAGATGAGCAGAAAAGCACTGTTCTTTATAGTGTTAAGTTTAG TATGTCGTAGTGCTATTGCTCAAACATCAAcagacactacaaccactgaaactTCAACAACTCCAACATCAGTAGATGctacaaccactgaaactgcaacaactccaacatcagcggacactacaaccactgaaactCCAACAACTCCAACATCAGTAGATGctacaaccactgaaactgcaacaactcaaacatcagcggacacgacaaccactgaaactgcaacaactcaaacagcggatactacaaccactgaaactgcaacaactcaaacatcagcggacactacaaccactgaaactgcaacaactcaaacggCGGATACGACAAcaactgaaactgcaacaactcaaacatcagcagacactacaactactgaaagtgcaacaactcaaacatcagcagacactacaactactgaaactgcaacaactcaaacatcagcagacactacaaccactgaaactgcaacaactcaaacatcagcagacactacaactactgaaagtgcaacaactcaaacatcagcagacactacaaccactgaaactgcaacaactcaaacatcagcagacgctacaactactgaaagtgcaacaactcaaacatcagaagacactacaaccactgaaagtgcaacaactcaaacatcagcagacactacaactactgaaactgcaacaactcaaacatcagcagacactacaactactgaaagtgcaacaactcaaacatcagcagacactacaaccactgaaagtgcaacaactcaaacatcagcagacgctacaactactgaaagtgcaacaactcaaacatcagaagacactacaaccactgaaagtgcaacaactcaaacatcagcagacactacaactactgaatccgcaacaactcaaacatcagcagacactacaactactgaatcCGCAACAACTCAAaaatcagcagacactacaactactgaaagtgcaacaactcaaacatcagcagacaccaCAACTACTGAAAGTGCAACAAcgcaaacatcagcagacactacaactactgaaagtgcaacaactcaaacatcagaaGACACTGCAACCAcggaaactgcaacaactcaaacatcagaagacactacaactactgaaggTGCAACAAcgcaaacatcagcagacactacaaccactgaaagtgcaacaactcaaacatcagaaGACACTGCAACCAcggaaactgcaacaactcaaacatcagaagacactacaactactgaaggTGCAACAAcgcaaacatcagcagacactgcAACCAcggaaactgcaacaactcaaacatcagaagacactacaaccactgaaatTGCAACAActgaaacatcagcagacactacaactactgaaggtgcaacaactcaaacatcagcagacactacaactactgaaagtgcaacaactcaaacatcagcagacactacaaccactgaaagtgcaacaactcaaacatcagctgacactacaactactgaaactgcaacaactcaaacatcagcagacactacaaccactgaaggtgcaacaactcaaacagcagcagacactacaactactgaaactgcaacaactcaaacatcagcggacactacaaccactgaaagtaaaacaactcaaacatcagcagacactacaactactgaattcgcaacaactcaaacatcagcggacactacaactactgaaagtgcaacaactcaaacatcagcagacactacaactactgaatccgcaacaactcaaacatcaccggacactacaaccactgagactgcaacaactcaaacatcagcagacactacaactactgaattcgcaacaactcaaacatcagcggacactacaactactgaaagtgcaacaactcaaacatcagcagacactacaactactgaatccgcaacaactcaaacatcaccggacactacaaccactgagactgcaacaactcaaacatcagcagacactacaactactgaattcgcaacaactcaaacatcagcggacactacaactactgaaagtgcaacaactcaaacatcagcagacactacaactactgaatccgcaacaactcaaacatcaccggacactacaaccactgagactgcaacaactcaaacatcagcagacactacaactactgaattcgcaacaactcaaacatcagcggacactacaactactgaaactgcaacaactcaaacatcagcagacactacaactactgaaagtgcaacaactcaaacatcagcagacactacaactactgaaagtgcaacaactcaaacatcaccgGACACTACAACGACTGAATccgcaacaactcaaacatcagcagacactacaactactgaaagtGCAACAACTCACACATCACCGGACACTACAACAACTGAATccgcaacaactcaaacatcagcagacactacaactactgaaattgtaacaactcaaacatcagcagacactacaactactgaaggTGCAACAACTCAAATATCACCGGACACTACAATCACTGAATccgcaacaactcaaacatcagcagacactacaactactgaaagtgcaacaactcaaacatcagcggacactacaactactgaaagtgcaacaactcaaacatcaccaGAAACTACAACGACTGAATccgcaacaactcaaacatcagcagacactacaactactgaaagtgcaacaactcaaacatcagcagacactacaactactgaaattgtaacaactcaaacatcagcagacactacaactactgaaggtgcaacaactcaaacatcggcagacactacaaccactgaaactgcaacaactcaaacatcagcagacactacaactactgaaagtgcaacaactcaaacatcagcagacactacaaccactgaaactgcaacaactcaaacatcagcagacactacaactactgaaggtgcaacaactcaaacatcagcagacactacaactactgaaagtgcaacaactcaaacatcagcagacactaaaACCACTGAatctgcaacaactcaaacatcagcagacactacaactactgaaactgcaacaactcaaacatcagcagacactacaactgcTGAAggtgcaacaactcaaacatcagcagacactacaatcACTGAATCCACAACAACTCAAATATCAGCAGACATTAAAACTACTGAaagtgcaacaactcaaacatcaccggacactacaactactgaatctgcaacaactcaaacatcagcagacactacaactactgaaactgcaacaactcaaacatcagcagacactacaaccactgaaactgcaacaactcaaacatcagcagacactacaactactgaaagtgcaacaactcaaacatcagcggacactACAGTCTCTGAATccgcaacaactcaaacatcagcagacactacaactcctgaaagtgcaacaactcaaacatcagcagacactacaactactgaag ttgcaacaactcaaacatcagcagacactacaaccattgaaactgcaacaactcaaacatcagcagacactacaactcctgaaagtgcaacaactcaaacatcagcagacactacaactactgaatccgcaacaactcaaacatcagcagacactacaactactgaatctgcaacaactcaaacatcagcagacactacaactactgaaagtgcaacaactcaaacatcagcggacactacaaccattgaaactgcaacaactcaaacatcaacaGACACTTCAACCACTGAAaatgcaacaactcaaacatcaacagacactacaactactgaaactgcaacaactcaaacatcagcagacactacaactactgaaagtgcaacaactcaaacatcagcagacactacaactactgaaagtgcaacaactcaaacatcagcagacactacaactactgaaactgcaacaactcaaacatcagcagacactacaaccattgaaactgcaacaactcaaacatcaacaGACACTTcaaccactgaaactgcaacaactcaaacatcaacagacactacaaccactgaatccacaacaactcaaacatcagcagacactacaactactgaaactgcaacaactcaaacatcagcagacactacaactactgaaagtGCAACAACTCACACATCACCGGACACTACAATGACTGAATccgcaacaactcaaacatcagcagacactacaactactgaaagtgcaacaactcaaacatcagcagacactaaaACCACTGAATccgcaacaactcaaacatcagcagacactgcAACTACTGAaagtgcaacaactcaaacatcagcagacactacaaccactgaaactgcaacaactccaACATCAGTAGATGctacaaccactgaaactgcaacaactcaaacatcagtggAAACTACACCCACTGAAActacaacaactcaaacatcagcagacactacaactactgaaactgcaacaactcaaacattagcggacactacaaccactgaaagTGCAACAACTCACACATCACCGGACACTACAACGACTGAATccgcaacaactcaaacatcaacGGACATTACAACCACTGAAAGctcaacaactcaaacatcagcagacactacaactactgaaagtgcaacaactcaaacatcaacGGACATTACAACTACTGAAATttcaacaactcaaacatcagcagacactataACCACTGAatctgcaacaactcaaacatcagcggacactacaaccactgaatctgcaacaactcaaacatcagcggacactacaactactgaaacctcaacaactcaaacatcaacggacactacaactactgaaatttcaacaactcaaacatcagcagacactataACCACTGAatctgcaacaactcaaacatcagcggacactacaaccactgaatctgcaacaactcaaacatcagcagacactacaactactgaaatttcaacaactcaaacatcagcagacactataACCACTGAatctgcaacaactcaaacatcagcggacactacaaccactgaatctgcaacaactcaaacatcagcggacactACAACACCTGAacctgcaacaactcaaacatcaacaGGCATTACAACTACTGAacctgcaacaactcaaacatcagcagacactataACCACTGAATCTGCAACAACTCAAATATCAgcggacactacaaccactgattctgcaacaactcaaacatcagcggacactacaaccactgaatctgcaacaactcaaacatcagcggacactacaaccactgaatctgcaacaactcaaacatcagcggacactACAACACCTGAacctgcaacaactcaaacatcaacaGGCATTACAACTACTGAacctgcaacaactcaaacatcagcagacactacaaccactgaatctgcaacaactcaaacatcagcggacactacaaccactgaatctgcaacaactcaaacatcagcggacactACAACACCTGAacctgcaacaactcaaacatcaacagacactacaaccactgaatctgcaacaactcaaacatcagcggacactacaaccactgaatctgcaacaactcaaacatcagcggacactacaactactgaaacctcaacaactcaaacatcaacGGACATTACAACTACTGAAATttcaacaactcaaacatcagcagacactataACCACTGAatctgcaacaactcaaacatcagcggacactacaaccactgaatctgcaacaactcaaacatcagcggacactACAACACCTGAACCTGCAACAACACAAACATCAACAGGCATTACAACTACTGAacctgcaacaactcaaacatcagcagacactacaaccactgattctgcaacaactcaaacatcagcggacactacaaccactgaatctgcaacaactcaaacatcagcggacactACAACACCTGAacctgcaacaactcaaacatcaacaGGCATTACAACTACTGAacctgcaacaactcaaacatcaacGGACACTACAACTACAGACACTACAGATACAACTACCCCTTttacagcaacaacaacaacacagctTACATCTACAACTGAAACAACGGTCACAACTCCTATAACATCTACAACAGAAAATACAGCTACAACTTCTTCCCCTCTTACAGCAACCACAACACAACTTACATCTACAGCTGAACCAACAACCACAACTCCACTAACATCTACAACAGAAAATACAGCTACAACTTCTTCCCCTCTTACAGCAACAGCAACACAACTTACATCTACAGCTGAACCAACAACCACAACTCCACTAACATCTACAACAGAAAATACAGCTACAACTTCTTCCCCTCTTACAGCAACGACAACACAGCTTACATctacaactgaaacaacaacCACAACTCCACTAACATCTACAACAGAAAATACAGCTACAACTTCTTCCCCTCTTACAGCAACGACAACACAACTTACATCTACAATTGAACCAACAACTTCATTAATATCTACAACAGAACATACAGCTACAACTTCTTCCCCTCttacagcaacaacaacacaacTTACATCTACAGCTGAACCAACAACCACAACTCCACTAACATCTACAACAGAAAATACAGCTACAACTTCTTCCCCTCTTACAGCAACGACAACACAACTTACATCTACAGCTGAACCAACAACCACAACTCCACTAACATCTACAACAGAAAATACAGCTACAACTTCTTCCCCTCTTACAGCAACGACAACACAACTTACATCTACAATTGAACCAACATCTACAACAGAACATACAGCTACAACTTCTTCCCCTTATACAGCAACAGCAACACAACTTACATctacaactgaaacaacaacCACAACTCCATTAACATCTACAACACAAAATACATCTACTACTTCCTCCCCTCTTACAGCAACGACAACACAACTTACATCTACAATTGAACCAACAACTCCACTAACATCTACAACAGAAAATACAGCTACAACTTCTTCCCCTCTTACAGCAACGACAACACAACTTACATCTACAATTGAACCAACAACTTCATTAATATCTACAACAGAACATACAGCTACAACTTCTTCCCCTCttacagcaacaacaacacaacTTACATCTACAGCTGAACCAACAACCACAACTCCACTAACATCTACAACAGAAAATACAGCTACAACTTCTTCCCCTCTTACAGCAACGACAACACAACTTACATCTACAGCTGAACCAACAACCACAACTCCACTAACATCTACAACAGAAAATACAGCTACAACTTCTTCCCCTCTTACAGCAACGACAACACAACTTACATCTACAATTGAACCAACATCTACAACAGAACATACAGCTACAACTTCTTCCCCTTATACAGCAACAGCAACACAACTTACATctacaactgaaacaacaacCACAACTCCATTAACATCTACAACACAAAATACATCTACTACTTCCTCCCCTCTTACAGCAACGACAACACAACTTACATCTACAATTGAACCAACAACTCCATTAACATCTACAACAGAACATACAGCTACAACTTCTTCCCCTCTTACTACAACAACACAACTTACATCTACAATTGAACCAACATCTACAACAGAACATACAGCTACAACTTCTTCCCCTTATACAGCAACAGCAACACAACTTACATctacaactgaaacaacaacCACAACTCCATTAACATCTACAACACAAAATACATCTACTACTTCCTCCCCTCTTACAGCAACGACAACACAACTTACATCTACAATTGAACCAACAACTCCATTAACATCTACAACAGAACATACAGCTACAACTTCTTCCCCTCTTACTACAACAACACAACTTACATCTACAACTGAACCAATGACCACAACTCTTATAAACTCTGCAGTTCTTGTTAGCTTTTCCAGCAATGAAATATTTATAGATGAACTGTCAAATTCATCCTCAGaagcatttaaaaacagaaaagacaaAGTCATAAATGAG ATTGGACAAATCTTTAAAACGACATTCAGTGACTCCTTCGTTAACTTGACTGTTATTGCTTTCCG TTCTGGATCAATCATCACTGATATGGAAGCAACATTTAGAAACGTACCCCAATCTGATCAGATATCcgaaagtattttaaatgccAGCACCACTCTTAACATCACCAGTGTAAACG TAACAATCAGTCCTACTACAACTACAACCACAACCAGTCCTACTACAACTACAACCACACCCGGTCCTACTACAACTACAACCACGCCTGGTCCTACTACAACTACAACCACACCCGGTCCTACTACAACTACAACCACACCCGGTCCTACTACAACTACAACCACGCCCAGTCCTACTACAACTACAAACACACCCGGTCCTACTACAACTACAACCAGTCCTACTACAACTACAACCACGCCCGGTCCTACTACAACCACACCCGGTCCTACTACAACTACAACCACAACCAGTCCTACTACAACTACAACCACACCCAGTCCTACTACAACTACCACAACCAATCCTATTATAACCACAACCACAGCCAGTCCTACTACAACAACCACAATCAGTCCTACTACAACTACCACAATCAGTCCTACTACAACAACCACCACAACCAGTCCTACTACAACAACCACAATCAGTCCTACTACAACTACCACAACCAGTCCTACtacaaccacaacaacaaccAGTCCTACTACAACCACAACCAGTCCTACTACAACTACAACCACAACCAGTCCTACTACAACTACAACCAAACCAACCACAACTACAACTACAACCAAACCAACCACAACTACAACTACAACCAAACCAACCAccacacaaacaacaacaacgccCACAACCACAACTACGACCACGACCACGACCACAACCACAGTACCAGCACGTCCTCAGCCAACAGTAGCCTTACAGGTTGTCATTATAGTGGTATTTGTTCCAGCGCTTCAAGACCAACAAAGTCCAGAATTTAAGAACCTAGCCACAAAGGTAGAGGGTGAG TTTGATGTAGTCTACAAAACAAAGTATGGGGATCGTTTCATCAGGACCATCGTGCTTGCATTCAT agcTGTTGCCAAAACCCGGGCAGAACAAAATGTACAGGCAGATGTCAAGTTGGTGTTTAGTGAAACGTCAACTGAACCCATCCCCAGCAGCACTGCCATTGTGGAGACTCTGAAAGAAGCAGTTGCAGCTCCAAACTCAACCTTCAACCTTACTGTTGATACCAACACTATTATTGTCGTTA AATCACCGCAGACAATTCCAGTGACAATCCTGACTGATGGAACCTTTGTGGCTGCTCTTTCAAATAAAAGTTCACCTGAATTTCAGAACAGGGCAGCATTGATAAAAACAGGG CTTGAACCTTTTTTCTTTGCTGATTACCTTGGATTATTCAGTACCTTAACCATAACAAGCTTCAG TGGTGCCAGTGTAACAACAAAGAGTATTCCCACGATCCGAAACTCCATGGATCTTACATTTACAGCGGAGGCCGTTCTACCCAATAGCACCCAGATAGTGAACACTATAGTTCGAGCAGCCAAAAACAACTCGTTATCCTTCCAGATCTTCACATCTGAAATTGTGATAAATGGTACAG CATTTTCATCAGCTGAAGTCAGCAGCAAGATCAGTGTGTTGACCGCTTTAGTCCTGGTTGCTGTGTCACTTCTGGTCCCATGGTTTGATTGA